DNA from Deinococcus koreensis:
CGGACGGCGATGGCGTGGCGCACCAGGACGTCGAGCAGTTGCGCCAGGGCTCCCGCTCCAGCGGTGCCGGCCCCCTTGCCCCGCTTCGCGCGCAGGGCGTCCAGATCGAGAAGATCAGCAAGGGGGGGGCCTGGAAGGGCACCGGGCGGCCCACCTTCAGGCGAGCAGAACCGTAGATCACCTGAAGGGTCTGCTCGCGGGGCGGGGGAGGGCGGCGCGGGTGCGGGTCGCCCGGCCCTCCCCGACCGCCTGGTGGCCTGACTGGCACGCTGCGCGGCCTCCGCTGGCCACAGGGGCCGGCGCCACTCCTCCCTCCGCAGTTCACCGAACATCGCTTCATCGTTAGCAGAGATGCGGCGAGCCGGACACGCCAAGGTGAGTGGCGATCTCAGCGGGGAGGCGGACGATAACATCCTGTCCCGTTCCTCGGGCAAACCCTTCAATATGGGCTGGAATATCGCCAGTAGAGCTCCATCAGACCCTGCGTTTGGGCCGCTTCCGTTGGGCCGCGCATGATGGCGTAACCACCGTGCTTCAGGGGCAGGATGACCGCGCGCCCCTGCACGATGACCATGCTCCCGGTGAACGAGCTGGGCAGAGTGTTGACCTGGGCACCCAGGGCCTTGAGCGGTTTCATGTTCGGGGCGCTCTTCAGGGTCGTCAGCACGCGTACCGTGATCGTCTTGCTGTGGAGCAGGGTCAGCATGCCCCGCTGAAACTGAACGCTGCCGAACCGGTCGCCGTACAGGTCAACGCGGCCTTTCATCAGGGCCAGCACCACGTCGATATCAGTGGTGCGCTCCATCGTCGGGGATTGCTGAGCGGCGGCCAGCGGCGTGAGCAGCGCACAGAGGACAAGCAGGCGCTTCACTTCGTCACCGCCCCGGAGCCCAGGGGGGCGCCCTGCACGCGCGGCACCTCGTACCCCTCGGCCACACTCACCCATGAGAAGCGCGTCTGTGGCCCGGTGTACGGCAGCCCGGCCGCGAAGGGTTCGATCAGCATCGGAGCCGGCATGGGGACGGGGATAAGGTTGGGGAGGTACACGTTCCCCCCAGACGCCATGTAGATCATCTGCCGCAGTGGCCTGGCGTTGGCGACCTCCGGCAGGAGGCGCGGCCTCACCTCACTCCATGCTTCGAAAAGGTGTGTGTAGCCAAAACGCTCGTACATCACCGGATGGTTGACTGGCCAGCGCCGCTTGAATTCCTCCAGCTTCCAGACGCCGGGAGGATGGGGCACCCCAAGGACGTCATTAGTCTGGGGCAGGAGGTGGGCCCGGAGCGCCCCAGCGGGCCCGCTGAGGCCCTGGAGATAGTAGAGGTAGGCCGTGGCCCTGAAGACGCCGCCCAGGCGGTTGGCCGCCTCCTGAGCGCCCTGCTTGAGAAAGGCCACGTCCGGGTTCGGGCGCATGGTCGGCGCCACCACCGCGCCGGCCAGCCCAGACCAGGGCAGGGGGTAAAACGTGGGGCTGGGGGCCAGGGCCTTCAGCACGTCCTGGGCGTACTCCTTCAGATAGGTGGTGTGGGCTTCCTGGGTGGCCTTGGCGACGCGCTGCACGGCCAGGTCGCGGCGGAAGCCCAGGGGCCGGGGCGCCAGGGGGTTGAGGCTCGGCGTGTCGCCCTCGATGCAGAACAGCCGGGCGCTGCCCAGGTAAATGCAGGTGCCGGGCAAGTACATGACGGCGAACTCCATGTTCAGGCCCGCGCAGTAGTCCGTGTTGGGCACCTGGGGCCGCTGGCCGTAGCTGTCCAGGTGCAGCCGGTCGTCGGGTGGACGCTCGGGTATGGTGCCGGCCAACTCCTGTGGGAACATCCTGTTGTCAACGTTCACCACAAGCTTGGCCGCCTCCGCTTTCTGGCCACTCTTCCACTCCAGAGTACAGTGACTCAGCACCATGGCCGGGTTGTTGAGCCGGGTCAGGGCCCGCCAGTAGTAGCGGTCTTCGAGCCGCTGCCAGGCGGCGCGCAGCTTCGTGGCGACAGCGACGGTTTCGGACTCCAGGCTGTACGGCGCAGTAAATTCGTAATGCCGGCACTCCTTCCCACCCTGCGCGGCACAGGTCTTGTACTGCTTCATGGCTTCCACGTTGAGAAAGCGCGCGTGCGGCACGGGGGTGAGCTGGGTACTGGAATAGACGTTGTTCCGGCCTCCGTAATCCGGGATCGGGGCCGCCTGGGCCGCAGCGGCCAGCGCCGCCCCCACCAGCACCAGCCGCCTCACGGGCGCACCATGACGCCCACGTAGCGGGCGGGCAGGGGCTTCTGCGTGCGGGTATCCACTGGACGCACCTCGAACAGCACCACCGCGCTGCCGAGCAGGGCCGAGGCCTTGACGGTGAAGGTGCCCTCAACACCACCCCCTGTCACCCGCTGGTACACGTTCGGCGTGGTGGTGGCGGCCTGCGCGTGGCCCTGGCCGCTCGCGCGCAGGGTGACCCTGGGGGCCAGGATGTAGGCCAGGGTGTCGGTACCCAGCACGTCACGAACGCGGTAGGTCACGGTGCGGTCGGGGCCGCTCTGGCCGGGGGCCACGGACACCTCGACGGACAGGCCGTCCTCTTGCCTCGCGGCAGACGTCCCCGGCTGAACCGGACGGACGGCAGGGCTGGTCGCCCGCGCGGCGGGCCCCTGGACGCTGAGCGCCCGCCGCCCGTCGGCGGGCACAGGCCGGGTGCTGGAGGCCGCCGCGGGCGCGGCCACCCTGGGAACGACCTGCATAGGTGTGGTGGCCGCTGTGGTCACGGGCCGGACAGGGGGTGTGGTGGGCACGCGCCGCGCTGGAGCTGGTGCCGAGGTCGGGACTGGGGCCGCCGTTCTGGGGGCCTGGGTGCTCTGGAGCGCTGGGGCCGTGGTGATGGTGTAGGTCAGCACGCCGCCCGTCGCCTCGCTCAGCTCGACGGTGAGCTTGAGAATGACCGGTTCCCCTTCACTGACCAGGCGGATGTTGAGTGTGGCGTAGCCGCCCGGCCTCAGCACGTCTAGATACATCACGCGCCCGTCGCTCTTGTCGACCGTGGGCACCAGGGCTGTTTGCTTGCTGGCATTGATGCCCACGTTCTGGATCTCGGCAGGCAGCACGAGGCTCACCTGATAGTTGTTGCTGGCCACGATGCGGCCGAGGCGGTCACCCTGCAGGTCACTGACGCTGAATGTTCGCTGTGCCCCTCCCTGCACCGTCCCTCCTTTCTGCGCCTGGGCCGCGCCCAGCACGGACAACAGGATGGCTGTCAGCATCGTCGCTTCCATTCTCCTCATATATTGATTTTAACATAACAATCGATAAGCCCGACCTGATCAGGCCGGGCTTGAGCAGGTGTGGTGGTGCTAGAACGCGACGACTTCCGGGCCGTCGCCGTCCCCCTGGTCTGGGGTGATTCGCCCCGGTGTGGGGGCCGGTGCAGACTTCTCGGACTTAGCGCGTGCACGAGGCCTGGGCTTGGGAAGCACGATCTCCGGGCGGGCCACCTCGGCCCTGTCCGGCAGTTTGGGAAGAGGCAGAGACTCAGCCAGCTTGAACGCCCGAAACTGCCACGGCTCCAGCCGGTGCGCGAGGATGGGCGGCAGCTCGTTGGTGAGCACGATGCTGTGCGTGGGCGGCAACTGCCCGAACTCGGCCGCCGTGATGAGTTCCCGCGGGGTCAGCCGCACGGTGCTGGACAGTTCGTGCCCGTGCTCCTGCTTGTTGATGCCCCGGTCTTCCACCATGTACGACCCGCACGAGTTCGCGACAAAGGCCGACGTGCTATCCCTGTCGCCCTCGTTGCGGTCGACCGCCGACAGAAAAATCTTGGTGTGAACGTTGTCCAGCAGCGTGGTTTTCCCGGCTTTGCCCCACACGTCGGTGAGCTGCGCGATGCTCTGCACGTAGACGCACATGGAGATGCCGCGCCCCGAGACCGTGGCGCTGTACTCCGGCAACAGGGTGGGCGTGGCCCTGAACGCCTCGTCGAACACCGCCAGGGTCTTCACGCCCTGACGGGCGTAGTGCTCGCGGTTCAGGTCGTAGGCCCGCGTCACGGCGCGCAGCATGGCGTCCACCACCAGGTTGAACAGGGGCAGCGTCAGGTCGAGTTCCGACTCGCGGAACACGAGGTAGACCGTCACCGGGCCGTCCATCAGATCACTGGCCGTGAAGTCGCGGCCGGCCGTCATGTGGATGACGCCATCCGTGGTCAAGTACTGCGCCGCCGTCACC
Protein-coding regions in this window:
- a CDS encoding type IV secretory system conjugative DNA transfer family protein — protein: MMAVAALLAGGWYLYLFKDTVAERRYDAHFATPGELDPLKPGALAGDGVMVGFGYRELLAVRPGLSGKQELGHFMWVGPNRSGKGLSITSNLLLWRGSAVIVDIKGEIAEATAGYRRDVLGQTVIILNPSDGERSHQYDPFAELDTDNQIFSAAVAFMNPNQDGENAIFAQRASAMLAAMIRAARVGGWPVIPTLDALLFHPDGVRGAALSLQALGDPMIDKWLNAFLSRAPNRVDWGAAAGDRFLNNSWQRLVTAAQYLTTDGVIHMTAGRDFTASDLMDGPVTVYLVFRESELDLTLPLFNLVVDAMLRAVTRAYDLNREHYARQGVKTLAVFDEAFRATPTLLPEYSATVSGRGISMCVYVQSIAQLTDVWGKAGKTTLLDNVHTKIFLSAVDRNEGDRDSTSAFVANSCGSYMVEDRGINKQEHGHELSSTVRLTPRELITAAEFGQLPPTHSIVLTNELPPILAHRLEPWQFRAFKLAESLPLPKLPDRAEVARPEIVLPKPRPRARAKSEKSAPAPTPGRITPDQGDGDGPEVVAF